The following coding sequences are from one Lepisosteus oculatus isolate fLepOcu1 chromosome 19, fLepOcu1.hap2, whole genome shotgun sequence window:
- the rnf151 gene encoding RING finger protein 151 isoform X1 produces MAKGGAELSFITRTESMSGGYDVEQFVETPDPDLVCTICRGVLRCPVRVACNHVFCKSCILQWLKRQESCPCCRKPVTASMMFVMYKLSKSISRLRVKCGNEASGCAATFPLADQHCHRSGCPFEPSACPHEGCGAQLPRRDLPAHALRCPHRREPCPLGCGEVLSRQSQAGHNCYQQLRRACAAQRQAHRAIVATLQRKMRKMQSTMEQMKRQVALICESLEVADDGEEPAGEGSSSAGS; encoded by the exons ATGGCCAAGGGAGGAGCAGAGCTGAGCTTCATCACCCGGACAGAAAGCATG AGCGGGGGCTACGATGTCGAGCAGTTCGTCGAGACCCCAGACCCCGACCTGGTCTGCACCATCTGCCGCGGGGTCCTGCGCTGTCCGGTCAGAGTGGCGTGTAACCACGTGTTCTGCAAGAGCTGCATCCTGCAGTGGCTGAAGAG GCAGGAGAGCTGTCCGTGCTGCAGGAAGCCGGTCACCGCCAGCATGATGTTCGTGATGTACAAGCTGAGCAAGTCCATCAGCCGCTTGAGAGTGAAG TGTGGCAACGAGGCCAGCGGCTGCGCGGCCACCTTCCCCCTGGCGGACCAGCACTGCCACCGCTCCGGCTGCCCCTTCGAGCCGTCAGCCTGCCCGCACGAGGGCTGCGGCGCCCAGCTCCCGCGCCGCGACCTGCCGGCCCACGCCCTGCGCTGCCCGCACCGGCGGGAGCCCTGCCCGCTGGGCTGCGGCGAGGTGCTGTCGCGCCAGAGCCAGGCCGGGCACAACTGCTACCAGCAGCTGCGGCGGGCGTGCGCGGCCCAGCGCCAGGCGCACCGCGCCATCGTGGCCACGCTGCAGAGGAAGATGAGGAAGATGCAGAGCACCATGGAGCAGATGAAGAGGCAGGTGGCCCTGATCTGCGAGAGCCTGGAGGTCGCGGACGACGGCGAGGAGCCCGCAGGAGAGGGCAGCAGCAGCGCCGGCTCTTAG
- the rnf151 gene encoding RING finger protein 151 isoform X2, which yields MSGGYDVEQFVETPDPDLVCTICRGVLRCPVRVACNHVFCKSCILQWLKRQESCPCCRKPVTASMMFVMYKLSKSISRLRVKCGNEASGCAATFPLADQHCHRSGCPFEPSACPHEGCGAQLPRRDLPAHALRCPHRREPCPLGCGEVLSRQSQAGHNCYQQLRRACAAQRQAHRAIVATLQRKMRKMQSTMEQMKRQVALICESLEVADDGEEPAGEGSSSAGS from the exons ATG AGCGGGGGCTACGATGTCGAGCAGTTCGTCGAGACCCCAGACCCCGACCTGGTCTGCACCATCTGCCGCGGGGTCCTGCGCTGTCCGGTCAGAGTGGCGTGTAACCACGTGTTCTGCAAGAGCTGCATCCTGCAGTGGCTGAAGAG GCAGGAGAGCTGTCCGTGCTGCAGGAAGCCGGTCACCGCCAGCATGATGTTCGTGATGTACAAGCTGAGCAAGTCCATCAGCCGCTTGAGAGTGAAG TGTGGCAACGAGGCCAGCGGCTGCGCGGCCACCTTCCCCCTGGCGGACCAGCACTGCCACCGCTCCGGCTGCCCCTTCGAGCCGTCAGCCTGCCCGCACGAGGGCTGCGGCGCCCAGCTCCCGCGCCGCGACCTGCCGGCCCACGCCCTGCGCTGCCCGCACCGGCGGGAGCCCTGCCCGCTGGGCTGCGGCGAGGTGCTGTCGCGCCAGAGCCAGGCCGGGCACAACTGCTACCAGCAGCTGCGGCGGGCGTGCGCGGCCCAGCGCCAGGCGCACCGCGCCATCGTGGCCACGCTGCAGAGGAAGATGAGGAAGATGCAGAGCACCATGGAGCAGATGAAGAGGCAGGTGGCCCTGATCTGCGAGAGCCTGGAGGTCGCGGACGACGGCGAGGAGCCCGCAGGAGAGGGCAGCAGCAGCGCCGGCTCTTAG
- the rps2 gene encoding small ribosomal subunit protein uS5: MADDAGGRGGFRGGFGTGGRGRGRGRGRGRGRGRGARGGKADDKEWVPVTKLGRLVKDMKIKSLEEIYLYSLPIKESEIIDFFLGSSLKDEVLKIMPVQKQTRAGQRTRFKAFVAIGDYNGHVGLGVKCSKEVATAIRGAIILAKLSIVPVRRGYWGNKIGKPHTVPCKVTGRCGSVLVRLIPAPRGTGIVSAPVPKKLLMMAGIDDCYTSARGCTATLGNFAKATFDAISKTYSYLTPDLWKETVFTKSPYQEFTDHLAKTHTRVSVQRAQSTVPASS, from the exons ATGGCGGACGACGCCGGTGGTAGAGGAGGTTTTCGCGGGGGCTTTGGCACTGGGGGCCGGGGGCGCGGCCGGGGTCGTGGCCGGGGCCGTGGAAGAGGTCGGGGCGCCAGGGGTGGCAAGGCCGACGACAAGGAG TGGGTGCCCGTGACCAAGCTCGGTCGTCTTGTCAAGGATATGAAGATCAAATCCCTGGAGGAGATCTATCTGTACTCCCTTCCCATCAAG GAGTCGGAGATCATTGACTTTTTCCTGGGGTCCTCGCTGAAGGATGAGGTACTGAAAATCATGCCTGTCCAGAAGCAGACAAGAGCTGGTCAGCGAACCAGGTTCAAG GCCTTTGTTGCTATTGGGGACTACAATGGCCACGTTGGACTGGGAGTGAAATGCTCCAAGGAAGTGGCAACAGCTATCCGCGGTGCCATCATCCTGGCCAAGCTGTCCATTGTCCCTGTGAGGAGAGGCTACTGGGGTAACAAGATCGGAAAGCCCCACACTGTCCCTTGCAAG GTGACTGGCCGCTGCGGCTCTGTCCTGGTGCGTCTCATCCCGGCGCCTCGCGGCACTGGCATCGTGTCCGCCCCTGTGCCGAAGAAGCTGCTCATGATGGCCGGCATTGATGACTGCTACACCTCCGCCCGGGGATGCACAGCCACACTGGGCAACTTCG CCAAGGCCACATTCGACGCCATCTCCAAGACCTACAGCTACCTGACTCCTGACCTCTGGAAGGAGACTGTGTTCACCAAGTCCCCATACCAG GAATTTACTGATCATCTGGCCAAGACCCATACCAGAGTGTCTGTGCAGAGAGCCCAGTCTACTGTTCCAGCATCCTCCtaa